A window of Dromiciops gliroides isolate mDroGli1 chromosome X, mDroGli1.pri, whole genome shotgun sequence contains these coding sequences:
- the LOC122733361 gene encoding protein argonaute-2-like, producing the protein MITRSKMSKNKNDGPVRKSERLMKKQQQQQQQQEQQQQEQQQQEQQQQEQQVAEELEIKQEQEMIAEPKRRGRKKATQVAKDESSAPAERRGKIVSSGQMGPSGEIAASTQSGASVQINPSSEIDSSIQTGPSGQIASRGRRRRRRRGRPAKIVQADQIDPQGQSSTHDQVSAHDQVSSHDQIGTNDQIGTNDQISTRGRGRGRGRGRGRGRGRGRGRVQSPGLTGSSDEVLPVGLLGTRSRPRPQFQAGLCAQGSTYDQAGPYAEAGPHDQAGAHAQAEAYEEAGPQSSQVRVKLPRGKKGMRKYDKKGQLTLNGEDLCDCLERECVGCFYPCPKCQSTKCGPTCRRNRKWIYEVITNEGGEVVSTFPFPHAKY; encoded by the exons ATGATCACCCGCTCTAAAATGTCTAAGAACAAGAATGATGGGCCTGTGAGGAAATCAGAACGCCTCatgaagaagcagcagcagcagcagcaacagcaggagcagcagcagcaggagcagcagcagcaggagcagcagcagcaggagcagcaggtTGCTGAGGAGCTGGAGATCAAACAGGAGCAAGAGATGATAGCTGAGCCCAAGAGAAGAGGCCGGAAGAAGGCTACGCAGGTGGCAAAAGATGAGAGCAGCGCTCCAGCTGAACGCCGTGGCAAGATTGTCTCCAGTGGCCAGATGGGCCCCAGTGGCGAGATTGCCGCCAGTACCCAGAGTGGCGCCAGCGTCCAGATCAATCCCAGCAGCGAGATCGATTCCAGCATCCAGACTGGCCCCAGTGGTCAGATTGCTTCCCGTGGCCGAAGAAGACGCCGCCGGAGAGGGCGCCCTGCCAAGATTGTCCAGGCTGACCAGATTGACCCCCAAGGCCAGAGCAGCACCCATGACCAGGTCAGCGCCCATGACCAGGTCAGCAGCCATGACCAGATCGGCACCAATGACCAGATCGGCACCAATGACCAGATCAGCACCCGAGGGCGTGGCCGTGGTCGTGGCCGCGGGCGTGGCCGTGGCCGTGGGCGAGGGCGCGGGCGTGTGCAATCACCTGGGCTTACTGGTTCCTCTGATGAAGTTCTCCCTGTTGGCCTACTCGGCACCCGCAGCCGACCACGTCCTCAGTTCCAAGCTGGCCTCTGTGCCCAAGGCAGCACCTATGACCAAGCCGGGCCCTATGCTGAAGCTGGGCCCCATGACCAAGCTGGGGCCCATGCCCAAGCCGAGGCCTATGAAGAAGCTGGCCCCCAATCATCTCAAGTACGTGTGAAGCTCCCACGCGGCAAGAAAGGCATGAGAAAATATGACAAGAAAGGCCAGCTGACCCTGAATGGAGAAGACCTCTGTGACTGCCTGGAGAGAGAGTGCGTGGGCTGCTTCTACCCATGCCCCAAGTGCCAGTCCACCAAGTGTGGGCCCACCTGCCGCCGCAACCGCAAGTGGATCTATGAGGTCATTACCAATGAGGGCGGAGAAGTGGTCAGCACCTTCCCGTTTCCCCATGCTAA GTATTAA